One genomic window of Borreliella garinii includes the following:
- a CDS encoding PG0541 family transporter-associated protein, with translation MTKFHRYRIEIISNLSLELDILECMEKIEQELGEPIYYSKIENVYGKGKKGEKHGNGVWPEENFILIIYTSNESIVNRLKDIVDDLNCSYPTEGINFFILKN, from the coding sequence ATGACTAAATTTCATAGGTATAGGATTGAAATAATTTCCAACTTATCTTTAGAGCTTGATATTTTAGAATGTATGGAAAAAATAGAGCAAGAGCTAGGAGAGCCTATATATTATTCTAAGATAGAAAATGTTTATGGGAAAGGCAAGAAGGGAGAAAAACATGGTAATGGTGTTTGGCCTGAAGAAAATTTTATTCTGATTATTTATACCTCCAATGAATCTATTGTTAATAGATTGAAGGATATTGTAGATGATTTGAATTGTTCTTACCCTACAGAGGGGATTAATTTTTTTATTTTGAAAAATTAA
- a CDS encoding AMP-binding protein has protein sequence MSIAKAFFEVADQQKDKIAQIYKTCNGYAHVTYGDLKNNVLKLASFLKSINVKHQDKIFICSENRAEWAVIDFAILSLGAVDIPKGSDVTLFEAEIIFNSALPSVVVLENLNLLNMFVQIKFTVKPIFIIIENLNKEDRLKYSDFEIYTYGDCISFGDNLRKDSEIIEIASKVDSNDMATIIYTSGTTGNPKGVMLSHANLLYQVSSFSLMVDTQVGQIFMCILPIWHSFQRSFSYNIFLKGMVCLFSTIVPRAMLDDIKNINPHYIAAVPRLWIAIRQNIYKEVSKKSFISRIIFHFFIKLAFLNDICYRTVMGLYPDNGFNLFCPIKKILGIFGLICLFPFKALGNILIFNKINKILGNNFVVGITGGGSMPLSVARFFNSIGIELANAYGLTETSPGVASNKHKKLIIGTCGKILPGTVAEIRDADGNKLKKPGKGILFVKGPQVMLGYYKDREATCRIIGPDGFLNTGDIAKLSKDNVVQIIGREKDTIVLNNGENVEPAPIEIKLEESILIEKAVVVGQDQKFLGALILPNFEEINKYLESVGQKIFDANNRRQIIANNIVLKAINDEIKKLINRTNGFKPFEQILKFTLLEKPFEVGKEISIKMDIKRSYILNFYKNEIKNLFT, from the coding sequence ATGTCAATAGCAAAGGCATTCTTTGAAGTGGCTGATCAGCAAAAGGATAAAATTGCTCAAATATATAAAACTTGCAATGGATATGCTCATGTTACTTATGGCGACTTAAAAAACAATGTTTTAAAGCTTGCTTCCTTTTTAAAGTCAATCAATGTTAAGCATCAAGATAAAATATTTATTTGCTCTGAGAATAGGGCCGAGTGGGCCGTTATAGATTTTGCAATTTTATCTTTGGGTGCTGTTGATATTCCAAAAGGTTCTGATGTTACTCTTTTTGAAGCCGAAATTATTTTTAACTCTGCTCTTCCAAGTGTAGTTGTTTTAGAAAATTTAAATCTTCTTAATATGTTTGTTCAAATTAAATTTACAGTAAAACCGATATTTATTATTATTGAAAATTTGAACAAAGAAGATAGGCTAAAGTATAGTGATTTTGAAATTTATACCTATGGCGATTGTATTTCATTTGGTGACAATTTAAGAAAAGATTCAGAAATTATTGAAATTGCAAGTAAAGTTGATTCTAATGATATGGCAACAATAATATATACTTCTGGAACAACAGGCAATCCAAAGGGGGTAATGCTTAGCCATGCTAACCTTCTTTATCAGGTTTCTAGTTTCAGTTTAATGGTTGATACGCAAGTGGGACAAATATTTATGTGTATTTTGCCAATTTGGCATTCCTTTCAAAGATCTTTTTCTTACAATATTTTTCTCAAGGGCATGGTTTGTTTATTTTCTACCATTGTTCCAAGGGCAATGCTTGATGATATTAAAAATATTAATCCCCATTATATTGCAGCTGTTCCTAGGCTTTGGATTGCAATAAGGCAAAATATTTATAAAGAAGTTTCTAAAAAGTCGTTTATTTCTAGAATAATTTTTCATTTTTTTATAAAATTGGCATTTCTTAATGATATTTGCTATAGGACAGTAATGGGACTTTATCCAGACAATGGTTTTAATTTATTTTGTCCTATAAAGAAAATTTTGGGAATATTCGGGTTAATCTGCTTATTTCCTTTTAAAGCTTTGGGGAATATTTTGATTTTTAATAAAATAAATAAGATCTTAGGCAATAATTTTGTTGTTGGGATTACTGGTGGTGGGAGTATGCCTTTATCTGTTGCTAGATTTTTTAATTCAATTGGCATTGAACTTGCTAATGCTTATGGATTGACAGAAACTTCACCCGGAGTGGCTTCCAATAAGCATAAAAAATTGATCATTGGAACTTGTGGTAAAATTTTACCTGGAACTGTTGCTGAGATTAGAGATGCTGATGGCAACAAGCTTAAAAAGCCTGGAAAAGGAATTTTATTTGTAAAAGGGCCCCAAGTAATGCTTGGATATTACAAGGATAGAGAAGCAACTTGCAGGATTATTGGTCCTGATGGTTTTTTAAACACAGGCGATATTGCAAAATTATCCAAGGATAATGTTGTTCAAATTATTGGTCGAGAAAAAGATACAATTGTTTTGAACAATGGAGAGAATGTTGAGCCTGCTCCAATTGAGATTAAGCTTGAAGAATCAATATTAATAGAAAAAGCAGTTGTTGTAGGGCAGGATCAAAAATTTTTAGGCGCTCTTATTCTTCCAAATTTTGAAGAAATAAATAAATATCTAGAAAGTGTTGGGCAAAAAATTTTTGATGCTAATAATAGACGTCAAATTATTGCAAATAATATTGTTCTTAAGGCTATAAATGATGAAATAAAAAAATTAATCAATAGAACTAATGGATTTAAACCTTTTGAGCAAATATTGAAGTTTACCCTTTTAGAGAAACCATTTGAAGTTGGCAAAGAAATATCGATTAAAATGGATATTAAGCGAAGCTATATTTTAAATTTTTATAAAAATGAAATTAAAAATTTATTTACTTGA
- a CDS encoding penicillin-binding protein codes for MTKKILNNKYRIKTVLIISLGITLLTIYKYFTLMVLNNSQDNIISLKSNDIVRRGTIYDRNGKPIAFSSKSYSIGTNPQKIENIVSTSETLAAILQIDSRILKEKLSSKKGFLYIKRKIKREESDLIKRIQAEGRLSNITLYPDYTRIYPFRHVTSNITGFVGTDNLGLEGIEFSLNSILGKDKTKQQFLNEELETNNIYLTIDMNIQQGVSKIAKKYFKENNPESLITLVMDSQNGEILSMVQFPQYDANFYSEYPEEIRKNLSSSLTYEPGSINKIFTVAIILESGKLNLEEKFLDNGIYQKQFPSGEKITIKTLNPPYKYIDSTEILIYSSNVGIAYITEKVSNEYFYKKLLDFGFGKKVGFPFPGETKGLLNHYSKWSGRSKATIGFGQEIGVSAVQILQAASILGNNGIMLKPRIIKKISNDKEEIIKEFDKEEIKRAISKSSAQKVLKMMREVVNKGGIPNLKIKNLDISAKSGTSQAIDRKTGKYSEEDYTSSILAIYPTEQPKYIIYIVYRYPKKIIYGTRIAAPMAKEIIEFIEYRQNTSAYKKIKMPSKIKIPKTATNYKNKAYLPNFINLSKREAIDILKYYKSTIKIKINGAGFVYKQSIPPNTKLEDIVELELYLK; via the coding sequence ATGACCAAAAAAATACTTAACAATAAATATCGAATAAAGACAGTATTAATAATATCTTTGGGTATAACTTTGCTAACTATTTACAAATATTTTACATTAATGGTCTTAAATAACAGCCAAGACAACATCATATCTTTAAAGTCAAATGATATTGTAAGAAGAGGAACAATTTATGATAGAAATGGAAAACCAATAGCATTCTCTTCAAAGTCCTATTCAATTGGAACAAACCCTCAAAAAATAGAAAATATTGTAAGTACATCTGAAACTCTTGCCGCAATACTCCAAATTGATTCAAGAATTTTAAAAGAAAAGCTTTCTTCTAAAAAAGGGTTTTTATATATAAAAAGGAAAATAAAAAGAGAAGAGTCAGATTTAATTAAAAGAATTCAAGCTGAAGGCAGGCTCTCAAACATTACTTTATATCCTGATTACACAAGAATTTATCCCTTTAGACATGTCACAAGCAATATTACTGGCTTTGTGGGAACAGATAATCTTGGCCTTGAGGGCATTGAATTTTCTCTAAATAGTATCTTAGGAAAAGATAAAACCAAACAACAATTTTTAAATGAAGAATTAGAAACAAACAACATCTACTTAACAATAGACATGAATATACAACAAGGTGTTAGCAAAATAGCTAAAAAATACTTTAAAGAAAATAATCCTGAAAGTTTAATTACTTTAGTAATGGACTCCCAAAATGGAGAAATATTGTCTATGGTTCAATTCCCTCAATATGATGCAAACTTTTATTCTGAATATCCTGAAGAAATACGAAAAAACCTTTCTTCATCGTTAACCTATGAGCCTGGAAGCATTAATAAAATTTTTACAGTTGCAATAATATTAGAAAGTGGAAAATTAAATTTAGAAGAAAAATTTTTAGACAATGGAATATATCAAAAACAATTTCCATCAGGAGAGAAAATTACAATCAAAACCTTAAATCCTCCCTATAAATACATAGACTCTACAGAGATTTTAATTTATTCATCAAATGTAGGAATAGCTTACATTACTGAGAAAGTTAGCAATGAATACTTTTACAAAAAACTTTTAGATTTTGGATTTGGGAAAAAAGTTGGATTTCCATTTCCCGGAGAAACAAAAGGACTCTTAAATCATTATTCAAAATGGTCAGGAAGAAGCAAGGCTACAATTGGATTTGGACAAGAAATAGGAGTATCAGCGGTTCAAATATTACAAGCTGCAAGCATACTGGGCAACAATGGAATAATGTTAAAACCCAGAATAATCAAAAAAATAAGTAACGATAAAGAAGAAATTATTAAAGAATTTGATAAAGAAGAAATAAAAAGAGCAATATCCAAGAGTTCAGCACAAAAAGTTTTAAAAATGATGAGAGAAGTTGTAAATAAAGGTGGAATTCCAAATCTTAAAATTAAAAATCTTGACATTTCTGCAAAAAGCGGGACATCTCAGGCTATTGATAGAAAAACCGGAAAATACTCAGAAGAAGACTACACATCCTCAATCTTAGCAATATACCCCACAGAACAACCAAAATACATTATTTATATTGTATACAGATACCCCAAAAAAATAATATATGGAACAAGAATAGCAGCTCCAATGGCAAAAGAAATAATAGAATTTATTGAATATCGACAAAACACAAGCGCATATAAAAAAATCAAAATGCCATCAAAAATCAAGATTCCTAAAACTGCCACCAATTATAAAAATAAGGCATACTTGCCAAATTTTATAAATCTTTCCAAAAGAGAAGCAATAGACATACTAAAATACTATAAAAGCACCATAAAAATCAAAATAAATGGCGCTGGATTTGTTTATAAGCAAAGCATACCTCCCAATACAAAATTAGAAGACATAGTAGAGCTTGAACTGTATTTAAAATAA
- the hisS gene encoding histidine--tRNA ligase, which translates to MDVKTLKGFKDYLPKDSLIRIHIVRQIFSVLNSYNFDLIDTPVLEYSELLLKKSGDESEKQIYRFKDHGGRDVSMRFDLTVPFARFVATNISDLKFPFRRSQFGKVFRGENSQKGRYREFMQFDFDIVGEDSFRADAEILSVVYYGLEEIFLNFIEGINKKFIIHYSHLGILNSFFEKLGIKEESIFILRNIDKIDKIGIDKVKEALLLKIEKEAVDSILSLVSLQGTFKDKIQALKSILGDNESVKRVEDVYRHLSLLKIQDSFNLNLKISRGLDYYTGIVFESEIFGSNMGSVCSGGRYDNLVSSYSSSIQKVSGVGGSFGVDRIKDIIDLEKFSYIKIFVTKARSKVLIVNLDSTLQNYYYELATRFRNHDYSKVKNISCEVYFKNKNGKNIKEQIEYALNKEIRFLVFVGQEEYKENKIKVRDLTKKEELLLSFEEAINVIKCNEKLLCTPF; encoded by the coding sequence ATGGATGTTAAAACTTTGAAGGGCTTTAAAGATTATTTACCAAAGGATTCTTTGATTCGAATTCATATTGTTAGGCAGATATTTAGCGTTCTTAATTCTTATAATTTTGATTTAATAGATACTCCAGTTCTTGAATATTCAGAGTTGCTTTTAAAAAAGAGTGGGGACGAATCTGAAAAGCAAATTTATAGGTTTAAAGATCATGGAGGCAGAGATGTTTCCATGCGATTTGATTTAACTGTTCCTTTTGCCAGATTTGTTGCTACAAATATTTCTGATTTAAAATTTCCTTTCAGACGTTCTCAATTTGGAAAAGTTTTTAGAGGAGAAAATTCTCAAAAAGGCAGATACAGGGAATTTATGCAATTCGATTTTGATATAGTTGGAGAGGATAGCTTTAGAGCTGATGCCGAGATTCTTTCTGTTGTTTATTATGGACTTGAAGAGATTTTTTTGAATTTTATAGAAGGCATTAATAAAAAATTTATTATCCATTATTCTCATCTTGGCATATTAAATTCTTTTTTTGAAAAGTTAGGAATCAAAGAAGAATCTATTTTTATTTTAAGAAATATTGACAAAATAGATAAAATAGGAATTGATAAGGTTAAAGAGGCTTTGCTTCTTAAGATCGAAAAAGAAGCAGTGGATTCAATCTTAAGTTTAGTGAGCTTGCAAGGTACTTTTAAAGACAAAATACAAGCCTTAAAAAGCATTTTAGGCGATAACGAGTCTGTTAAAAGAGTAGAAGATGTTTATAGGCATCTTAGTTTATTAAAAATTCAGGATTCTTTCAACCTAAATCTTAAAATATCGCGTGGGCTTGATTATTATACAGGGATTGTTTTTGAATCTGAGATTTTTGGTAGTAATATGGGCAGTGTTTGTAGTGGGGGAAGATATGATAATTTAGTTTCTTCATATTCAAGCTCTATTCAAAAGGTATCAGGAGTTGGTGGATCTTTTGGTGTTGACAGAATAAAGGATATAATTGATCTTGAAAAATTTAGTTATATTAAAATATTTGTCACTAAGGCTAGATCTAAAGTTTTAATTGTAAACCTAGATAGTACTTTGCAAAATTATTATTATGAACTTGCTACTAGGTTTAGAAATCATGATTATTCTAAGGTTAAAAATATTTCTTGTGAAGTCTATTTTAAAAATAAAAATGGTAAAAATATTAAAGAACAAATAGAATATGCTTTAAACAAAGAGATAAGATTTTTAGTTTTTGTTGGTCAAGAAGAATATAAAGAAAATAAAATTAAAGTAAGAGATTTAACAAAAAAAGAGGAGTTGTTGCTTTCTTTTGAAGAGGCAATCAATGTTATCAAATGCAATGAAAAGCTATTGTGCACTCCTTTTTAA
- a CDS encoding tetratricopeptide repeat protein yields MKPNKIINKAIYYYNSKKYSQAIKLLEKEIFFYKNYYLYHYVLGMSYLRIGNLGNAQTYLKKAYTLNPGESNIKQAIAILLVSQGKEEKAIQIWLKMIEENQEVDRSELSLEIIRKNPVEGSVFLKNNNLYEKLFPIIKAIPDKNLTKLIITIAIGGIVSIPILAIYFIFYEQKITTSINRKAEIKKNLNNIAAYIDDIKINNKEKIKNEEGQFILILTSDEIKNSFEKIKIYLKTGKDNFARVEINKILNSNASESIKLKAKNLASFISRPDFISFNEYLNLQDIKKDPSIYANVYVKWEGVVNNVEKKDNIIQFDFYVGYNKNVLSGIIPTKTTFDIDIDFKDNVEILGQIEYKKNKLALNAITIRKIDKNVN; encoded by the coding sequence CTAGAAAAAGAAATTTTTTTCTACAAAAACTACTATTTGTATCACTATGTCTTAGGAATGTCTTATCTTCGTATTGGAAACCTTGGCAATGCTCAAACATATCTTAAAAAAGCTTACACTTTAAACCCTGGCGAATCAAATATAAAACAAGCTATTGCTATACTTTTAGTAAGCCAAGGCAAAGAAGAAAAAGCTATTCAAATATGGCTTAAAATGATAGAAGAAAATCAAGAAGTAGATCGATCAGAGCTGTCTCTTGAAATTATTAGAAAAAACCCTGTAGAAGGATCTGTTTTTTTAAAAAACAACAACCTATATGAGAAATTATTCCCAATAATTAAAGCAATACCGGATAAAAATTTAACAAAGCTAATCATAACAATTGCCATTGGGGGAATTGTATCTATTCCAATATTAGCAATCTATTTTATTTTTTATGAACAAAAAATAACAACATCCATAAATCGAAAAGCAGAAATAAAAAAAAATTTAAACAATATTGCTGCTTACATTGATGACATTAAAATAAATAACAAGGAAAAAATAAAAAATGAAGAGGGTCAATTTATATTAATATTAACCAGCGATGAAATTAAAAATTCTTTCGAAAAAATCAAAATTTATTTAAAAACAGGAAAAGATAATTTCGCAAGAGTAGAAATAAATAAAATATTAAATTCAAATGCATCGGAATCCATAAAACTAAAAGCCAAAAATCTTGCAAGTTTTATCTCAAGGCCAGATTTTATTAGCTTTAATGAATATCTAAACTTACAAGATATTAAAAAAGATCCATCAATCTATGCAAACGTATATGTAAAATGGGAAGGAGTAGTAAATAACGTCGAAAAAAAAGATAATATAATTCAGTTTGACTTTTATGTAGGATACAATAAAAACGTACTCTCAGGAATTATTCCAACAAAAACAACCTTTGATATTGATATTGATTTTAAAGACAATGTTGAAATACTTGGACAAATAGAATACAAAAAGAACAAACTTGCCTTAAATGCAATCACAATTAGGAAAATAGATAAAAATGTAAATTAA